The following coding sequences are from one Collimonas arenae window:
- the frr gene encoding ribosome recycling factor, with amino-acid sequence MSVADVKKNTDQRMQKSLETLRADLAKVRTGRAHTGILDHVMVDYYGSQTNLSQIANVTLIDARTIGVQPWEKKMIAVVEKAIREADLGLNPSTQGEMIRVPTPPLTEERRKEMVKLVKGEAEDAKIAIRNIRRDANEGLKKLVKDKECSEDDERRAQDEIQKLTDKFVAEIDKQVIDKEKEILTV; translated from the coding sequence ATGAGCGTTGCTGACGTTAAGAAGAATACTGATCAAAGAATGCAGAAGTCGCTGGAGACACTGCGCGCCGATCTGGCGAAAGTACGTACCGGCCGTGCCCACACCGGGATTCTCGACCATGTCATGGTCGATTACTACGGTAGCCAGACCAATTTGAGCCAGATTGCCAATGTGACCCTGATCGATGCGCGTACCATCGGTGTCCAGCCGTGGGAAAAGAAAATGATCGCGGTGGTGGAGAAGGCTATCCGTGAAGCTGATCTGGGTCTGAATCCGTCAACACAGGGCGAAATGATTCGTGTGCCGACGCCACCGCTGACCGAAGAGCGCCGCAAGGAAATGGTAAAGCTGGTCAAGGGCGAAGCGGAAGATGCGAAAATTGCGATTCGCAATATCCGTCGTGATGCCAACGAAGGTTTGAAGAAGTTGGTCAAGGACAAGGAATGTTCGGAAGACGACGAACGTCGTGCACAGGACGAGATTCAGAAACTGACCGACAAATTCGTGGCCGAAATTGATAAGCAAGTGATCGACAAAGAAAAAGAAATCCTGACGGTTTAA
- a CDS encoding phosphatidate cytidylyltransferase, giving the protein MLRTRVITALLLLAVLLPILYFNYYPAFAVVSALFFAAAIWESARLFGGAGGSALMWGGAALLLFAAVLYVGSGPNIRLLFALCVAIWCLRFVPSLALGLPALTSLGNRLVAGSYAIAVFGCFLAIVVLFHHSPMYLLSVLVIVWAADIGAYFAGKAFGRHKLAPSISPGKSWEGAIGGWLLVLLMLAGFSVTPALTDTFPVRLLATWGWPGALAVMTVLVAASVVGDLFESMLKRRAGVKDSSNLLPGHGGVLDRVDALIPVLPLAALLSFWF; this is encoded by the coding sequence ATGCTTAGAACGCGTGTCATCACTGCGTTATTGTTACTGGCAGTCCTGCTGCCGATTCTTTATTTCAATTATTACCCTGCGTTTGCCGTCGTATCGGCGCTGTTCTTTGCTGCCGCCATCTGGGAAAGCGCCAGGCTGTTCGGTGGCGCCGGCGGTTCCGCCCTGATGTGGGGCGGAGCGGCGCTGCTGCTATTCGCGGCAGTTCTCTATGTTGGCAGTGGCCCGAATATCCGTCTGCTGTTCGCTCTATGCGTGGCAATCTGGTGTTTGCGCTTCGTACCGTCGCTGGCGCTTGGTTTGCCGGCACTTACCAGCCTCGGTAACCGCTTGGTGGCAGGCAGCTACGCGATAGCGGTTTTTGGCTGTTTCCTGGCGATAGTCGTATTGTTCCATCACTCGCCGATGTATCTGCTGTCGGTGTTGGTGATAGTGTGGGCGGCGGATATCGGCGCATATTTTGCCGGCAAGGCCTTTGGCCGGCACAAGCTGGCGCCTTCGATTTCTCCCGGAAAGTCCTGGGAAGGCGCGATCGGTGGCTGGCTGCTGGTACTGCTGATGCTGGCTGGCTTTAGCGTCACGCCTGCGCTGACGGATACTTTCCCGGTGCGCCTGTTGGCGACCTGGGGTTGGCCTGGCGCGCTGGCCGTGATGACGGTGCTGGTGGCCGCCAGTGTGGTCGGCGACCTGTTCGAGTCGATGCTGAAGCGTCGTGCAGGCGTCAAGGACAGCAGCAATCTGTTGCCTGGTCATGGCGGTGTGCTGGATCGCGTCGACGCGCTGATCCCGGTGCTGCCCCTGGCGGCTTTGTTAAGTTTCTGGTTTTAG
- the rpsB gene encoding 30S ribosomal protein S2, translated as MSVTMREMLEAGVHFGHQTRFWNPKMAPFIFGHRNKIHIVNLEKTLGMYQEAMKYIRQLSSNRGNILFVGTKRQAREIVAAEAARSGSPFVDQRWLGGMLTNFKTIKTSIKRLKEMEASIEDGSVEKLSKKEALMFQRELIKLQKAIGGIKDMGGIPDAIFVIDVGYHKGAITEAAKLGIPVIGVVDTNHSPEGVTYVIPGNDDSSKAIALYARGVADAILEGRANAVNDVVESIKGAAGDEFVEVNDQA; from the coding sequence ATGTCCGTAACAATGCGTGAAATGCTGGAAGCCGGTGTCCACTTTGGTCACCAAACCCGTTTCTGGAACCCAAAGATGGCGCCGTTCATCTTCGGTCACCGCAACAAGATTCATATCGTCAACCTGGAAAAGACCCTGGGCATGTACCAGGAGGCGATGAAGTACATCCGTCAATTGTCGTCCAACCGCGGCAACATCCTGTTCGTCGGCACCAAGCGCCAAGCACGTGAAATCGTTGCTGCAGAAGCAGCGCGTTCGGGCTCGCCTTTCGTTGACCAGCGCTGGTTGGGCGGCATGCTGACCAACTTCAAGACCATCAAGACCTCGATCAAGCGCCTGAAAGAAATGGAAGCGTCGATCGAAGACGGTTCGGTCGAAAAGCTGAGCAAAAAAGAAGCCCTGATGTTCCAGCGTGAACTGATCAAGCTGCAAAAAGCCATCGGCGGCATCAAGGACATGGGCGGCATTCCTGACGCAATTTTCGTGATCGACGTTGGTTACCACAAAGGCGCAATCACCGAAGCTGCAAAGCTGGGCATTCCAGTTATCGGCGTGGTTGATACCAACCACTCGCCAGAAGGCGTGACTTACGTCATTCCTGGTAACGATGACTCCTCCAAGGCTATCGCTCTGTACGCCCGTGGCGTTGCAGATGCAATCCTGGAAGGCCGTGCCAATGCAGTGAACGACGTGGTTGAGTCGATCAAGGGCGCAGCTGGCGACGAGTTCGTCGAAGTCAACGATCAGGCTTAA
- the ispC gene encoding 1-deoxy-D-xylulose-5-phosphate reductoisomerase, with amino-acid sequence MQNITILGSTGSIGMSTLDVLARHPERYSVYALTAHSRVEQLAEQCLQFKPKLAVVGSAAAAQQLSKLLRAKGLHTEVAYGEAALCEVAGADACDVVMAAIVGAAGLAPSLAAARAGKKILLANKEALVMSGQLFIDAVSKSGAVLLPIDSEHNAIFQCLPHGYQRQPAAVGVEKILLTASGGPFLHRAVETLGAVTPAEAIAHPNWVMGRKISVDSATMMNKGLEVIEAHWLFGASASQIEVVIHPQSVIHSMVSYIDGSVLAQLGNPDMRTPIANALAYPERIASGVGPLDLTVIGQLQFTRPDLLRFPCLKLAYDALLAGGSAATILNAANEVAVQAFLDEKIGFRMIDQLIARTMDKLPLCAVTDIDALLEQDQLARETVQSLIS; translated from the coding sequence ATGCAAAATATTACGATTCTCGGCTCCACCGGTTCAATCGGCATGTCGACGTTGGACGTGCTGGCGCGCCATCCCGAGCGTTATTCGGTCTATGCGCTGACAGCGCACAGCCGGGTTGAGCAACTGGCGGAGCAGTGCCTGCAATTTAAACCCAAGCTGGCAGTCGTCGGCAGCGCAGCCGCGGCGCAACAGTTGAGCAAACTGTTGCGCGCGAAAGGCTTGCATACCGAAGTGGCATATGGCGAGGCGGCGCTGTGCGAGGTTGCCGGCGCCGATGCCTGCGACGTCGTGATGGCTGCGATTGTCGGCGCGGCGGGCCTGGCGCCTTCGCTGGCAGCTGCGCGCGCCGGCAAGAAAATCCTGCTGGCCAACAAGGAAGCACTGGTCATGTCGGGCCAGTTGTTCATTGATGCAGTTAGCAAGAGTGGGGCGGTATTGCTGCCGATCGACAGCGAACACAACGCGATTTTCCAGTGTTTGCCGCATGGTTATCAACGTCAGCCGGCGGCTGTCGGCGTCGAGAAGATTCTATTGACCGCATCCGGCGGGCCGTTCCTGCATCGCGCCGTAGAAACCTTGGGCGCGGTTACCCCGGCGGAGGCGATTGCCCATCCAAACTGGGTCATGGGCCGCAAGATTTCAGTCGACTCTGCGACCATGATGAACAAGGGCCTGGAAGTGATCGAGGCGCATTGGCTGTTCGGCGCTTCGGCTAGCCAGATCGAAGTCGTGATCCACCCGCAGAGCGTTATCCATTCGATGGTGTCATATATTGATGGCTCGGTGCTGGCGCAGCTCGGCAATCCTGATATGCGTACGCCGATTGCCAATGCCTTGGCCTATCCTGAGCGGATTGCGTCCGGCGTTGGCCCGCTGGATTTGACAGTCATCGGCCAGTTACAATTTACCCGTCCCGATCTGCTACGCTTTCCCTGTCTGAAACTCGCGTATGATGCATTGCTTGCCGGCGGTTCGGCGGCAACAATATTGAACGCGGCGAATGAAGTCGCTGTCCAAGCTTTTCTAGATGAAAAAATCGGGTTTCGCATGATCGACCAACTGATTGCCCGCACCATGGATAAATTGCCGCTTTGCGCGGTTACGGATATCGATGCGCTGCTCGAACAGGATCAGCTTGCCCGGGAAACAGTACAATCCTTGATTTCCTGA
- the uppS gene encoding polyprenyl diphosphate synthase, protein MAHSSSTQSVPSSSTVPRHVAIIMDGNGRWATGRFLPRVAGHGKGVEAVREIVEACAVRGVEYLTLFAFSSENWRRPAEEVSLLMRLFMAALEREVGKMHANGIRLKVVGDLGRFDDKLQQMIDNAERKTAGNTAMTVTICANYGGRWDVMQAVQKMVAARAASNPQQAGAGQDVTAFTEEELAQHLAMAYAPEPDLFIRTGGEQRISNFLLWQLAYSELYFTDTYWPDFGAAELDKAIASYQQRERRFGRTSEQLVEQKKAS, encoded by the coding sequence ATGGCTCATTCAAGTTCTACGCAATCGGTACCATCGAGCTCCACGGTGCCACGGCACGTTGCCATCATCATGGACGGTAATGGTCGCTGGGCGACGGGCCGCTTTTTGCCACGCGTTGCTGGTCATGGCAAGGGTGTCGAGGCGGTACGCGAGATCGTGGAAGCGTGTGCCGTACGCGGCGTTGAATATCTGACTTTATTTGCGTTCAGTTCCGAGAACTGGCGGCGTCCTGCCGAAGAGGTATCGTTGCTGATGCGCTTGTTCATGGCGGCGCTGGAGCGCGAAGTCGGCAAGATGCACGCCAATGGGATTCGTCTCAAGGTGGTTGGCGATCTGGGGCGTTTCGACGACAAACTGCAACAGATGATCGATAACGCCGAACGCAAGACAGCCGGCAATACCGCCATGACCGTCACGATATGTGCAAACTACGGCGGTCGCTGGGATGTGATGCAGGCTGTGCAGAAAATGGTCGCAGCACGCGCTGCAAGCAACCCGCAACAAGCTGGCGCCGGACAGGATGTCACAGCATTCACCGAAGAGGAACTGGCGCAGCACTTGGCGATGGCCTATGCGCCTGAGCCCGACCTGTTTATCCGCACCGGTGGCGAACAGCGTATTTCCAATTTCCTGTTATGGCAGCTTGCCTACAGCGAACTTTATTTCACCGATACCTATTGGCCTGACTTCGGCGCAGCCGAACTCGACAAGGCGATCGCCTCCTATCAACAACGGGAGCGGCGCTTTGGGCGTACCAGCGAACAACTGGTTGAACAGAAAAAGGCTTCCTGA
- the tsf gene encoding translation elongation factor Ts yields MAAITAALVGELRAKTDAPMMECKKALTEAGGDMDKAEEILRVKLGGKASKAASRVTAEGVVAAYIAGGVGALVEVNCETDFVTKNDDFLALANACAKLVAEKNPADVAALSALPLGDSTVEATRAALIGRIGENMSIRRFVRFDTAGKLVSYLHGTRIGVMVEFDGAEEQVGKDVAMHIAAMKPVSLSSDQVPADLIEKERSVATLKAAESGKPADIAAKMIEGSVQKFLKEVSLLNQTFVKNDKQTVEQMLKATNTSVKSFTMFVVGEGIEKKQDDFAAEVAATVAAAKQA; encoded by the coding sequence ATGGCCGCAATTACAGCAGCACTGGTAGGCGAACTGCGCGCAAAGACCGACGCGCCGATGATGGAATGCAAGAAGGCATTGACTGAAGCCGGTGGCGATATGGACAAAGCAGAAGAAATCCTGCGCGTCAAATTGGGCGGCAAGGCTTCCAAGGCCGCTTCCCGCGTGACCGCTGAAGGCGTTGTGGCAGCATACATCGCTGGCGGCGTTGGCGCGCTGGTTGAAGTCAACTGCGAAACCGACTTCGTTACCAAGAACGACGACTTCCTGGCCTTGGCTAACGCCTGCGCCAAGCTGGTTGCAGAAAAAAATCCAGCCGACGTGGCAGCCCTGTCGGCTTTGCCATTAGGCGATAGCACCGTTGAAGCAACTCGTGCAGCCCTGATCGGCCGTATCGGTGAAAACATGTCGATCCGTCGTTTCGTGCGTTTCGACACAGCAGGCAAGTTGGTTTCCTACTTGCACGGCACCCGTATCGGCGTCATGGTTGAGTTTGATGGCGCTGAAGAGCAAGTCGGCAAGGACGTAGCAATGCACATCGCTGCGATGAAGCCAGTCTCGTTGTCGTCGGATCAAGTGCCAGCCGACCTGATCGAGAAAGAGCGTTCGGTAGCAACCCTGAAGGCGGCCGAATCCGGCAAGCCTGCAGATATCGCTGCCAAGATGATTGAAGGTTCTGTGCAGAAATTCCTGAAGGAAGTTTCCTTGCTGAACCAGACTTTCGTCAAGAACGACAAGCAAACTGTTGAACAAATGCTGAAGGCTACCAACACCAGTGTTAAATCGTTCACCATGTTTGTTGTCGGTGAAGGCATCGAGAAGAAACAAGATGACTTCGCTGCGGAAGTTGCAGCAACTGTTGCTGCGGCCAAGCAGGCGTAA
- the pyrH gene encoding UMP kinase gives MTKPAYKRVLLKLSGEALMGDDAYGINRATIERMVADVAEVAKLGVELAIVIGGGNIFRGVAPGAQGMDRATADYMGMLATVMNSLALADAMRQIGLTARVMSAISIEQVVEPYVRPKALQYLEEDKIVIFAAGTGNPFFTTDTAAALRGSEIGAEIVLKATKVDGVYSADPNKDPSATRYSHITFDEAITKHLQVMDATAFALCRDQKLPIKVFSIVKPGALKRVIMGEDEGTLVHV, from the coding sequence ATGACAAAACCAGCTTATAAGCGTGTTCTCCTGAAACTCTCCGGTGAGGCCCTGATGGGCGATGATGCCTATGGCATCAATCGCGCGACGATCGAGCGGATGGTTGCCGATGTCGCCGAAGTCGCTAAACTGGGTGTCGAGTTGGCTATCGTTATCGGTGGCGGTAATATCTTCCGCGGCGTAGCGCCGGGAGCGCAGGGTATGGATCGCGCAACCGCTGACTACATGGGCATGTTGGCGACAGTGATGAATTCGCTGGCGCTGGCCGATGCAATGCGTCAGATCGGCCTGACCGCCCGTGTGATGTCGGCAATCAGTATCGAACAGGTAGTAGAGCCCTATGTGCGGCCGAAAGCGCTGCAATATCTGGAAGAAGATAAAATTGTCATTTTTGCAGCAGGTACCGGCAATCCATTCTTTACCACCGATACTGCCGCTGCATTGCGTGGTTCGGAAATCGGCGCCGAAATTGTTTTGAAGGCGACCAAGGTCGATGGCGTGTACAGCGCCGATCCAAACAAGGATCCATCGGCAACGCGTTATTCGCACATCACTTTCGATGAGGCAATTACCAAGCATCTGCAAGTCATGGATGCCACTGCATTTGCCCTGTGTCGCGACCAGAAACTGCCAATCAAGGTGTTTTCCATCGTCAAGCCTGGAGCGTTGAAACGCGTCATCATGGGCGAAGATGAAGGAACTTTGGTACACGTTTAA
- the bamA gene encoding outer membrane protein assembly factor BamA: MKLHSEHSPLSILPRRLIAAAAFAVCSGQAMAVQPFVVKDIRIEGIQRTEAGTVFSYLPVRVGETFTDEKGTAAIKALYATGFYKDVRVEAEGDVLVVMVEERPSIAGVDFSGIKEFDKDQLTKALKEIGVGESRIFDKAQVDRAEQELKKQYLSRGLYGMKVTTTVTPIERNRVNVTFAVDEGEVSRIKEIRFVGNKAFSDGTLRDQIKLRSPGWFTWYTKADQYSKEKLSGDIETLRSYYLNRGYIEMQVESTQVSITPDKKDIYITVNINEGDKYKVSDIKLEGEMFGRNDELASLLELKKGDVFNGEKLNNSTKKMSERLGNFGYAFANVNANPELDHDKKEVAFTILVDPGKRVYVRHINVAGNTKTRDEVVRREFRQFEDSWYDGSKIKLSRDRVDRLGYFKDVAIETPEVANTSDQVDINMSVTEKPTGNIQVGAGFSQTDKLSLSGSIQQQNAFGSGNTIGLDINTSSYSRVIALSQTNPYFTDDGISRTYDVYLRTVRPSPYTTGDYRVRTIGSDIKFGVPFSELDTVFFGVGIENTNVQADNTSPLLYQQYVNDFGNGVLVPSGLGYNWLANPASATTNSFPLTAAWQRDSRDSALVPTKGRYQRASLEVSAVGSLQYYRASYQHQYFQPMFSNAVTLALNGEIDYGRGIGGKPFPVFKNYYAGGIGTVRGFEGSTLGVGTNVDQYGDSMGGASRLFGNLELQFPFPGSGSDRTLRWFTFLDSGQVYADKAPMQLSELRYSTGIGLSWVSPIGPLKISYGKPLNAKPTDKQQAFQFQLGTGF, translated from the coding sequence ATGAAATTACATTCCGAGCATTCCCCTTTGTCGATTCTTCCCCGTCGTTTGATTGCCGCCGCCGCCTTTGCCGTGTGCTCAGGGCAAGCTATGGCCGTGCAGCCGTTCGTGGTCAAGGATATCCGCATCGAAGGCATCCAGCGTACCGAAGCCGGTACCGTTTTCAGCTACTTGCCGGTGCGCGTGGGTGAGACATTCACCGACGAAAAGGGTACTGCGGCGATCAAGGCATTGTATGCAACCGGTTTCTACAAGGATGTCCGAGTTGAGGCCGAAGGCGACGTGCTGGTGGTCATGGTGGAAGAACGGCCATCGATCGCAGGCGTTGATTTCTCCGGCATCAAGGAATTCGACAAGGATCAGCTGACCAAGGCGCTCAAGGAAATCGGCGTTGGCGAGTCGCGCATCTTTGACAAGGCGCAGGTTGACCGCGCTGAACAGGAACTGAAGAAACAATATCTGTCGCGCGGCCTGTACGGCATGAAAGTGACGACCACCGTGACGCCGATCGAGCGTAATCGGGTCAATGTCACGTTTGCCGTCGATGAAGGCGAAGTGTCCCGCATCAAGGAAATCCGTTTCGTCGGCAACAAGGCATTCTCGGATGGCACCTTGCGCGACCAGATCAAGCTGCGTTCGCCGGGCTGGTTCACCTGGTACACCAAGGCTGACCAATATTCGAAAGAAAAATTGTCGGGTGACATCGAGACGCTGCGTTCGTACTACCTGAACCGTGGCTATATCGAGATGCAGGTCGAGTCGACCCAGGTGTCGATCACGCCGGACAAGAAAGACATCTACATCACCGTCAATATCAATGAAGGTGACAAGTACAAAGTATCGGATATCAAGCTGGAAGGCGAGATGTTCGGACGCAACGACGAACTGGCGTCGCTGCTGGAGCTCAAGAAGGGCGACGTCTTCAACGGTGAAAAACTCAACAACAGCACCAAGAAGATGTCCGAGCGACTGGGCAATTTCGGCTATGCGTTCGCCAACGTGAATGCCAATCCCGAACTGGATCACGACAAGAAGGAAGTGGCGTTTACGATCCTGGTTGATCCGGGCAAGCGCGTCTATGTGCGCCACATCAATGTGGCTGGCAACACCAAGACACGCGATGAAGTGGTGCGTCGCGAATTCCGCCAGTTCGAGGATTCCTGGTACGACGGCTCGAAGATCAAGCTGTCGCGTGATCGCGTCGACCGCCTTGGCTACTTCAAGGATGTCGCCATCGAGACCCCGGAAGTGGCTAACACGTCCGACCAGGTCGATATCAACATGTCCGTCACCGAGAAGCCAACCGGCAATATTCAGGTCGGCGCTGGTTTCTCCCAGACCGACAAATTGAGCCTGTCCGGTTCGATCCAGCAGCAGAATGCTTTCGGCAGCGGTAATACCATCGGTCTCGACATCAATACCAGCAGTTACTCGCGGGTGATTGCGCTGTCCCAGACCAATCCGTACTTTACCGACGACGGTATCAGCCGCACCTATGACGTTTATCTGCGTACCGTGCGTCCATCGCCGTACACGACTGGTGACTACCGCGTGCGCACCATCGGTAGCGATATCAAGTTCGGCGTGCCGTTTTCGGAGCTGGACACGGTGTTCTTCGGTGTCGGTATCGAAAACACCAACGTGCAGGCCGATAACACCAGCCCACTGCTGTATCAGCAATACGTGAATGACTTCGGTAATGGCGTACTGGTACCTAGCGGACTGGGTTATAACTGGCTGGCCAACCCGGCGTCGGCAACCACCAACAGTTTCCCGCTGACCGCTGCATGGCAGCGCGATAGCCGCGACAGCGCACTGGTACCGACCAAAGGCCGCTATCAGCGCGCCAGCCTGGAAGTGTCGGCAGTCGGCAGCTTGCAGTACTATCGCGCCAGCTACCAGCATCAGTACTTCCAGCCGATGTTCAGCAACGCTGTGACTCTGGCTCTGAATGGTGAGATTGACTATGGCCGCGGTATCGGCGGCAAGCCGTTCCCAGTGTTCAAGAACTACTATGCCGGTGGTATCGGCACCGTGCGCGGCTTCGAGGGTTCGACCCTTGGCGTCGGCACCAACGTTGACCAATATGGCGATTCGATGGGTGGTGCATCGCGTCTGTTCGGCAATCTGGAACTGCAATTCCCGTTCCCAGGTTCCGGTAGCGACCGTACATTACGCTGGTTCACCTTCCTCGACAGCGGCCAGGTTTATGCCGACAAGGCGCCTATGCAGCTGAGCGAGTTGCGTTATTCTACGGGTATCGGTTTGAGCTGGGTATCGCCGATCGGCCCATTGAAAATCAGTTACGGCAAACCTCTGAATGCGAAGCCGACCGACAAGCAGCAGGCGTTCCAGTTCCAGTTGGGCACAGGCTTCTAA
- the map gene encoding type I methionyl aminopeptidase, with protein MTSISIKTAEDIAGMRVAGRLASEVLDYITPFVKVGVTTGELDRLCHEYMTNVQGTIPAPLNYCPPGYTPYPKAICTSVNDVICHGIPGDKVLKNGDVVNLDITVIKDGYHGDTSRMFYVGEPSIMAKRLGDITYECMWLGIAKIKPGAHLGDIGHVIQQHAEKAGYSVVREFCGHGIGKVFHEEPQVLHYGRPGTLERLEAGMIFTVEPMINAGRRDIREMGDGWTIRTKDRSLSAQWEHTVLVTETGYEVLTVSAGTPPPPAFIQQAASASAA; from the coding sequence ATGACTTCTATCTCAATCAAAACTGCCGAGGATATCGCCGGCATGCGCGTCGCTGGCAGGCTTGCCTCGGAAGTACTCGACTACATCACGCCTTTCGTCAAGGTCGGTGTGACCACCGGTGAGCTTGACCGCCTGTGTCACGAATACATGACAAATGTACAAGGCACCATCCCCGCCCCATTGAATTACTGCCCGCCTGGCTACACGCCTTATCCGAAGGCGATCTGCACTTCGGTCAACGACGTGATCTGCCATGGCATTCCGGGTGACAAGGTCTTGAAGAACGGCGACGTGGTCAATCTCGACATCACCGTCATCAAGGATGGCTACCATGGCGACACCAGCCGCATGTTCTATGTCGGCGAGCCGTCGATCATGGCCAAGCGCCTGGGCGACATCACTTATGAATGCATGTGGCTGGGAATCGCCAAAATCAAACCCGGCGCGCATCTGGGCGATATCGGCCATGTAATCCAGCAGCACGCCGAGAAAGCCGGCTACAGCGTGGTTCGCGAATTCTGCGGCCACGGCATCGGCAAAGTATTCCACGAAGAACCGCAAGTGTTGCATTATGGCCGTCCCGGTACTCTGGAACGGCTGGAAGCAGGCATGATTTTCACGGTCGAACCGATGATCAACGCCGGCCGCCGTGACATTCGCGAAATGGGCGACGGCTGGACCATCAGGACCAAGGATCGCAGCCTGTCGGCGCAATGGGAACATACCGTTCTGGTGACTGAAACTGGTTACGAAGTACTGACCGTATCCGCGGGTACCCCACCGCCGCCAGCCTTCATTCAACAAGCAGCCAGCGCCTCAGCAGCGTAG